The Castanea sativa cultivar Marrone di Chiusa Pesio chromosome 11, ASM4071231v1 genome contains a region encoding:
- the LOC142617770 gene encoding putative acetyltransferase At3g50280, translating into MVHFLSTSTIRPTSNNYSTRRIELTPWDLRFLTYGPIQRGLIFLKPTTSQEQQLEENNVIHHLQSSLSSTLDIFYPLAGRLAMIENSEDNTTSFFIDCNNHGAQLVHAAAEGTTMADILEPIYLPQIVDSFFLMNYVLNCEGISKPLLSVQVTELVDCIFIGCTLNHAVCDGTTFWHFFNTWSEISRGTCEKLQPHPTFERSHFDGIINFPVHIPNIHEEKTQELVPPPLKQRYFHFTKEKIAELKAKANNEMGTDRISSLQALLGHFWLSVTRSRCLEADEEVKCTIAMGTRQRMQPPLPKQHFGNAVDAERVTSTAGELIEHGLGWAAWRINNVLASKTPHEVRKFLDEWVKNPRMVNFSGPIINTLLLGSSPRHNVYGNDFGWGKPVALRSGAGTKFDGRLLVFPGKEEGSIDFEACLFPETLEAMGEDAEFMEAVAT; encoded by the coding sequence atGGTTCACTTCCTTTCCACCAGTACTATCCGACCCACCAGTAACAATTACTCAACCAGAAGAATCGAGTTAACTCCATGGGATCTCCGCTTCCTCACATACGGTCCTATTCAAAGGGGCCTCATCTTTCTCAAACCTACAACTTCACAGGAGCAACAACTTGAAGAAAACAATGTGATTCATCACCTACAATCCTCTCTCTCTAGCACATTGGATATATTCTATCCCCTTGCTGGGCGTCTTGCCATGATTGAAAACAGTGAAGATAACACCACCTCCTTCTTCATTGACTGCAATAACCATGGAGCCCAGTTAGTCCATGCAGCTGCAGAGGGTACTACTATGGCTGATATCCTTGAGCCTATCTATCTTCCCCAGATTGTCGATTCCTTCTTTCTTATGAACTATGTTCTGAACTGCGAGGGCATTTCCAAGCCGTTGCTGTCAGTGCAAGTAACTGAGCTTGTTGACTGCATCTTCATCGGTTGCACTCTTAACCATGCGGTTTGTGATGGAACCACATTCTGGCATTTCTTTAATACTTGGTCTGAGATTTCTCGAGGCACTTGCGAGAAATTGCAACCGCATCCCACATTTGAACGTAGCCATTTTGACGGAATCATCAACTTTCCAGTTCATATACCAAATATCCATGAAGAAAAGACTCAGGAATTGGTCCCTCCTCCGCTGAAACAAAGGTATTTTCactttacaaaagaaaaaattgctgaaCTTAAAGCAAAGGCCAACAATGAAATGGGCACCGATAGGATCTCATCTCTGCAAGCACTCTTGGGTCATTTTTGGCTATCTGTGACTCGCAGTCGGTGTCTGGAGGCTGATGAAGAGGTTAAGTGCACGATTGCTATGGGTACAAGGCAAAGGATGCAGCCTCCATTGCCAAAACAGCACTTCGGGAATGCGGTGGATGCGGAGAGAGTCACAAGCACAGCAGGGGAACTGATAGAACATGGACTCGGCTGGGCGGCTTGGCGCATAAACAATGTGCTTGCTTCAAAGACGCCACATGAGGTGAGAAAGTTCTTAGATGAATGGGTGAAAAATCCTAGGATGGTGAACTTCAGTGGCCCCATAATCAACACCTTGCTCTTAGGAAGCTCCCCACGGCACAACGTGTATGGTAATGACTTTGGTTGGGGAAAACCCGTGGCATTGCGAAGCGGTGCTGGGACTAAATTTGATGGGCGGTTACTTGTGTTTCCTGGTAAGGAAGAGGGTAGCATTGATTTTGAAGCTTGCCTTTTTCCTGAGACTCTAGAGGCTATGGGAGAGGATGCAGAGTTTATGGAGGCTGTGGCCACATGA